The genomic region TATCTTGTGCCGATTGTCATCGTCTGCTCGTTTGCCGGGCTGATTCTCCTCGAGCCGGACTTTGGCACTGCGGCGCTTACGGTCGCGGTCGGTCTTCTCCTGATGTTCCTGGCGGGAGCCCGCTGGGCGTACATCATCCCCACGGTTGTTGCGGCGGCGGCGGGGTTTGCCGTGATGGTGATGCACAATCCCAATCGCCTGCGCCGCTTCACGGCATTCCTGGATGTCGAGGGCAACAAGCAGGGCGGCACCTACCAGCTCTACCAGTCGCTCGCCGCCTTTGCCGTCGGAGGCACCGAAGGCGCGGGACTGGGCCAGGGGCGCCAGCAGATGAACTTCCTCCCGGAGGCGCACACGGATTTCGTGTTCGCCGTCGTCGGTGAGGAACTCGGCCTCTGGTTTACGCTCGGAGTGGTGGCGGTGTTTTTGATCCTGTTTGTCGCCGGACTGGTTCACCTGCGCCGTGCGCCGAATCTGTTTCAATACCTGCTGGTGGCCGGGGCTCTGCTCCTGATCACCCTTCAGGCCGTGATCAACCTGGGGGTTGTCACGGGGATTTTCCCCACAAAGGGGATGTCGCTGCCGTTCATCAGCGCGGGGCTTTCCAATCTCATGCTGATGGGGCTCCTGCTCGGCATCCTGACAAACACG from Opitutaceae bacterium harbors:
- a CDS encoding cell division protein FtsW; translated protein: MPSQPQAQIQAHARSHSVLNPATLIVMCAIALMFLGITVLFSASVSFAQGPFYYLLKQVVGVGMAAGLCVLVSRIDLELSRRYVWVIGGLGILALLFVLVPGLGISVKGSRRWLGFGSFRVQVSEFAKLAMVVCVSHYLASNQTRISEFRRGYLVPIVIVCSFAGLILLEPDFGTAALTVAVGLLLMFLAGARWAYIIPTVVAAAAGFAVMVMHNPNRLRRFTAFLDVEGNKQGGTYQLYQSLAAFAVGGTEGAGLGQGRQQMNFLPEAHTDFVFAVVGEELGLWFTLGVVAVFLILFVAGLVHLRRAPNLFQYLLVAGALLLITLQAVINLGVVTGIFPTKGMSLPFISAGLSNLMLMGLLLGILTNTQRSWVRPTWARGSRGLEEVAS